A single genomic interval of Coccidioides posadasii str. Silveira chromosome 1, complete sequence harbors:
- a CDS encoding uncharacterized protein (SECRETED:SignalP(1-22)) codes for MRFFVTFFTALFFMIGSQLIAAEETVTSTKTTTQTLTMTIIHSVGASTTAATNVTTTVASPTPSTTTAEESVQSSTATDAPTETGNAAAAVVPNSFSAMVMAGSVAALLGTLL; via the coding sequence ATGCGCTTCTTCGTGACTTTCTTCACCGCCCTCTTCTTCATGATCGGGTCTCAGTTAATCGCCGCAGAGGAAACCGTCACCTCGACAAAAACCACCACTCAGACCCTGACCATGACCATCATTCACTCCGTCGGTGCTTCCACAACCGCCGCCACAAATGTCACCACAACCGTCGCGAGCCCCACCCCGTCTACCACCACCGCTGAAGAATCCGTTCAGTCATCTACCGCGACGGATGCTCCAACTGAGACCGGAAATGCTGCCGCTGCCGTTGTACCAAATAGTTTCTCTGCGATGGTGATGGCTGGATCGGTCGCGGCCCTCTTAGGCACCCTGCTATAA
- the MGR2 gene encoding subunit of TIM23 translocase complex (EggNog:ENOG410PRBY~COG:S~TransMembrane:2 (o26-50i62-80o)~BUSCO:15938at33183): protein MPAVAAPTGGGGMRGPSTFDKLKMGAMMGGSVGLIMGFIIGTVSIFQYGAGPNGIMRTLGKYMAGSAATFGFFMSIGSVIRTEGPHGSYHAWARAHRRPIMLSTAQSAFRTQRD from the exons ATGCCTGCTGTAGCAGCTCCAACTGGAGGTGGAGGGATGCGTGGCCCGTCAACATTCGACAAGC TAAAAATGGGTGCCATGATGGGTGGCT CCGTCGGTCTTATCATGGGCTTCATTATCG GAACCGTCTCGATATTCCAGTATGGTGCCGGACCAAATGGTATAATGCGGACTCTGGGCAAATATATGGCTGGTTCAGCCGCCACCTTTGG GTTCTTCATGTCTATTGGAAGCGTGATCAGAACAGAAGGACCCCACGGTTCGTACCATGCCTGGGCAAGGGCTCACCGGCGGCCCATCATGCTCTCCACGGCCCAGAGTGCCTTCCGGACCCAGCGCGATTAA
- a CDS encoding uncharacterized protein (EggNog:ENOG410PJ97~COG:T~TransMembrane:1 (o723-742i)~BUSCO:3913at33183): protein MTAVASPPSVQSGPRLGWYSAGNSGQGGFSSASADEVSRMFMPRRGIQRTSSSSSISSSTSSSSTATVRSQLSNGDQNSTSESNSAPPGKKPSRYVWSGSKAEPVSGVTNARTQPVSAPPTGSAASSAMSALHQPSPVVPSQHGLPSSQQNGIRGATRPSPNEPTAILSLIPLNGTFERKQITVPYFPELLRIGRQTNAKTVPSPVNGYFDSKVLSRQHAEIWADRQGKIWIRDVKSSNGTFVNGQRLSPENTDSVPHELREHDTLELGIDIVSEDQKSIVHHKVSAKVEHAGVYGPNINVLDLNFGDIDPTSGGGLLPHHLTQPLTHMRGRQGSTSSAASSRSSQGVNGNHLNALNQQRQINYWLSPISIEQVVKKLTTEVKQAKYHTQDLGKTNDFITHLVARDGLEKDRTKLSPIDAPPAGRQVNGRPKVHRNDSFSRFSDPPAPPPQQPLPEKPDVAGRSNHSQAISPIRRSDTEKARSPANSVRESSQILSLIEALASAKKELDLQGTRVKELEELLRHERIARETAEERARKLENERSVPVEPLSVAQIVEDDDDMSVTTVVEPLDEKQVKASEVSESSIELPASDSAAKELQLRLDTLISEMDEMRKEVDKYKRSAEQAEVEAARSRKTLAEMVEQVRRERADEVAKKQTEPEGTSSNVPCEPVFRKESESLDTSALEALEMRCQPIAATRIQELERAATAFAKQRQKPSMFEQTAPYASMIGVVLLGVGIMAYLNGWQRGDR, encoded by the exons ATGACTGCTGTGGCTTCTCCTCCTAGTGTCCAATCCGGTCCACGCTTAGGATGGTATTCTGCTGGTAACAGTGGACAAGGTGGTTTTTCCTCTGCCAGTGCAGACGAGGTTTCACGGATGTTCATGCCTCGGAGAGGTATCCAGCGAACAAGCTCTTCCTCCTCTATTTCATCTTCCACTTCCTCTTCATCTACCGCCACCGTGCGCTCGCAACTCAGTAATGGTGACCAAAATTCCACCTCAGAATCGAACAGTGCACCTCCAGGGAAAAAGCCATCCAGATACGTTTGGTCCGGTTCGAAGGCGGAACCTGTTTCTGGAGTGACGAATGCTCGTACCCAGCCTGTGTCTGCACCACCCACCGGATCTGCAGCATCATCAGCAATGTCAGCCTTACATCAACCTTCTCCTGTTGTACCATCCCAACATGGCCTCCCCTCTTCGCAGCAAAATGGTATCCGTGGTGCAACTCGACCGAGCCCTAACGAACCGACAGCGATTCTGAGCTTGATCCCTTTGAATGGCACTTTtgaaagaaagcagattaCAGTTCCTTATTTCCCAGAGCTGTTGCGCATAGGGCGCCAAACCAACGCGAAAACCGTTCCGTCTCCTGTAAATGGATATTTTGATTCAAAAGTATTATCGAGACAACACGCTGAAATTTGGGCCGATAGACAAGGGAAGATCTGGATTCGTGACGTTAAGTCGTCGAATGGCACCTTTGTCAATGGCCAACGTTTATCGCCTGAAAACACAGACTCGGTACCCCATGAGCTGCGGGAGCACGATACACTCGAGTTGGGTATTGACATTGTGAGCGAAGATCAGAAATCTATTGTGCACCACAAAGTTTCTGCAAAAGTTGAACACGCCGGGGTTTATGGACCCAATATAAATGTTTTGGACTTGAATTTTGGCGACATTGACCCAACCTCCGGAGGTGGCCTACTTCCTCACCATCTTACTCAGCCATTGACCCATATGCGAGGCCGCCAAGGAAGTACATCATCGGCGGCAAGCTCTCGGAGTTCCCAGGGGGTTAATGGGAATCACTTGAATGCATTGAACCAGCAAAGGCAGATAAATTACTGGTTGTCGCCGATATCCATTGAGCAAGTAGTAAAAAAACTTACG ACGGAAGTGAAGCAAGCGAAGTATCATACACAAGACCTAGGCAAAACAAATGATTTCATAACGCACCTTGTCGCACGTGACGGCTTAGAGAAGGACCGTACTAAACTCTCACCCATCGATGCTCCTCCAGCCGGACGTCAAGTTAATGGCCGGCCAAAGGTGCATAGAAACGACTCATTCTCCCGATTTTCCGACCCTCCTGCCCCTCCTCCGCAACAACCTTTACCAGAGAAGCCCGATGTGGCCGGGCGTTCCAATCATTCCCAAGCTATATCGCCAATAAGACGTAGCGACACTGAGAAAGCGAGGTCTCCTGCAAACTCTGTTCGCGAGTCGAGTCAGATATTGTCGCTGATAGAAGCTCTTGCATCTGCAAAGAAGGAGCTAGATTTACAAGGCACTCGCGTTAAAGAGTTGGAAGAGTTGCTGCGCCACGAGAGAATTGCTCGCGAGACGGCGGAAGAGCGTGCTCGAAAGCTTGAAAACGAGCGTTCTGTACCAGTTGAACCACTATCAGTGGCCCAGATCGtcgaagatgatgacgatatGTCTGTGACCACTGTTGTTGAGCCTCTGGATGAGAAACAGGTGAAAGCATCAGAGGTGTCGGAATCGTCTATCGAACTGCCGGCTTCTGATTCGGCTGCAAAAGAGCTACAGTTGCGGCTTGATACATTAATCTCCGAAATGGATGAAATGCGCAAGGAAGTTGACAAATATAAGCGTTCAGCGGAACAGGCCGAAGTCGAGGCTGCGAGGAGCCGAAAGACCCTTGCAGAGATGGTTGAGCAGGTTCGACGCGAGCGTGCTGATGAGGTTGCAAAGAAGCAAACCGAGCCAGAAGGCACGTCTTCCAATGTTCCCTGCGAGCCAGTATTTAGAAAAGAGAGCGAATCGCTTGATACAAGCGCACTCGAGGCGCTAGAAATGCGATGTCAGCCTATAGCAGCCACACGCATACAGGAGCTCGAACGAGCAGCCACCGCGTTCGCAAAGCAACGGCAGAAGCCAAGTATGTTTGAGCAGACAGCTCCTTATGCTTCGATGATCGGCGTTGTGTTACTTGGAGTTGGGATAATGGCGTATCTCAATGGATGGCAAAGGGGGGACAGATAA
- a CDS encoding uncharacterized protein (EggNog:ENOG410PP9X~COG:T) — translation MASVAQDTVALQDIETLVKTDVATVIAAEITSQIISRPPFLTIPGVFNVRDIGQPTATPPVRTNFLFRSGLISSINDAGKIKLASELGVKKVFDLRSAGEREKLGVPQIEGVDIRWLPPAQDPRPVVFSDFGAEDGGLNAMLDMYKDILITHVPVFKEVFGHIKDEADKPVLFHCAAGKDRTGVLTALILRLAGCAPDIIARDYTLTRIGVEPARDIILKDLLSGMFTSDPAMQKGAAGLCSANYETMVRFLEDLEKNYQDGAEGYVKSVLGFSDDDVVKIKKNLTA, via the exons ATGGCCTCAGTCGCCCAAGACACTGTTGCCCTCCAAGACATTGAGACCCTCGTCAAAACTGACGTTGCCACCGTGATAGCTGCTGAAATCACCAGCCAAATCATCTCCAGGCCTCCCTTCCTCACTATCCCCGGCGTCTTCAACGTCCGTGACATCGGCCAGCCCACCGCCACTCCCCCAGTTCGCACCAACTTCCTCTTCCGGTCCGGCCTGATCTCCTCCATCAACGACGCCGGCAAGATCAAGCTCGCTTCCGAACTCGGTGTTAAAAAGGTATTCGATCTGCGGTCCGCGGGCGAGCGGGAGAAATTGGGTGTTCCGCAGATTGAAGGGGTGGATATCCGGTGGTTGCCGCCGGCGCAAGACCCGCGGCCGGTTGTGTTCAGTGACTTTGGTGCAGAGGATGGTGGGTTGAACGCCATGTTGGATATGTATAAAGATATATTGATCACCCATGTACCTGTGTTTAAGGAGGTGTTTGGACATATCAAGGATGAGGCGGACAAGCCTGTTTTATTTCATTGTGCAG CTGGGAAGGACCGTACTGGAGTGCTCACGGCGCTGATCTTGCGCCTTGCGGGTTGTGCTCCTGATATTATCGCGCGAGACTATACTCTCACTCGTATTGGAGTCGAGCCCGCTCGCGACATCATCTTGAAAGATCTCCTTTCAGGCATGTTCACGTCTGACCCGGCCATGCAGAAGGGTGCTGCGGGACTGTGCAGCGCCAATTATGAGACCATGGTTCGGTTCCTTGAAGATCTGGAGAAAAACTACCAGGACGGTGCGGAGGGATATGTTAAGAGCGTGTTGGGATTTTCTGACGATGATGTCGTGAAGATTAAGAAGAACTTGACGGCTTAA
- a CDS encoding uncharacterized protein (EggNog:ENOG410PKWM~COG:E), whose product MFLDINSEVSIRDQWANKHAIRGVFDELDKHGLDTDGLQTPQPLPEEPNKQLELKVGIIGAGAAGLFTGMIFDYLNDNVFSKHKSHIHYDILEASTRDRVGGRLYTHHFSKEPHDYYDVGAMRFPDNPVMRRVFALFKNLGMEKRDLGESTPLGSLIPYYMKSDSPSGEPWHYNDITMWGNYNAIQAQAKGGDPFQINTTGTIPANIFQNSPDSVMMSTIEPLREMLRKDAKSDPPGHQGWDLLMTYDTYSTRQFLGVKASNASTSSTSSRGIPQPPYNYDTIEWMETFNGGTNWYDQAHSETVLESLDFEFDDETKWYCVLGGAQEIAKRMEAKLHYKPAYESTVTAIRKKDANTMEIDVRAKNGSAASLTYSGVFSSVPLGCLRRIDTSKAALNYATKQAARSLSYGAACKVGIKFSRPWWIHDLGNHTVKGGLGHSDLTIRTCVYPSYNINDPADKPAVLLCSYTWQQDAERIASLFSSNPNHSQKIQEESELKEVLLRDLARLHKTEQKSEEDIYQLISGLYLDHHSFDWYKEPNATGAFGFFRPQQFSSMWNKLIQPSGDFVIIGEAASPHHAWVVGALESAVHGVHAWLGQHTGLPGYKEALECLEKYDPAIPFTGLPPYMDENTSKWHSILGVIQRYDGDDYVNEVMELLSNFDFSAASSR is encoded by the exons ATGTTTTTAGATATTAACTCAGAAGTCTCCATTAGAGACCAGTGGGCTAACAAACATGCCATCCGGGGTGTCTTCGACGAGCTTGATAAGCATGGCCTAGACACTGATGGACTCCAAACCCCCCAACCATTGCCAGAAGAGCCGAATAAACAGTTGGAGCTTAAGGTTGGAATCATCGGCGCTGGAGCCGCTGGTCTATTTACCGGCATGATATTTGATTATCTTAACGACAATGTTTTCAGCAAGCACAAATCCCACATTCATTATGATATTCTCGAAGCTTCTACAAGGGACAGAGTCGGTGGCAGGCTCTACACTCACCATTTCAGCAAGGAGCCTCATGACTATTACGATGTTGGAGCAATGAGATTCCCCGATAATCCGGTTATGCGAAG GGTATTCGCTCTCTTCAAAAACCTTGGTATGGAGAAAAGGGATCTAGGGGAATCTACTCCGCTAGGATCTCTAATCCCTTACTACATGAAAAGCGACAGCCCCTCAGGTGAACCGTGGCATTATAATGATATCACAATGTGGGGTAATTACAACGCCATCCAGGCACAGGCAAAGGGAGGAGATCCATTCCAAATCAATACTACAGGGACAATTCCTGCAAA CATTTTTCAGAACTCTCCTGACAGTGTCATGATGAGCACCATTGAACCCTTGAGAGAGATGTTGAGGAAGGATGCAAAATCTGACCCTCCGGGTCACCAGGGATGGGATCTCTTGATGACATATGATACCTACAGCACCCGCCAGTTTCTAGGCGT GAAGGCGTCCAACGCCTCCACGTCTTCCACGTCTTCCCGTGGCATTCCACAACCACCCTATAACTACGATACCATTGAGTGGATGGAGACGTTTAATGG GGGTACCAATTGGTACGATCAAGCTCACAGCGAAACCGTTCTAGAGTCATTGGACTTTGAGTTTGATGACGAGACAAAGTGGTATTGCGTCCTTGGAGGTGCTCAGGAGATAGCTAAAAGAATGGAAGCCAAGCTTCATTATAAACCCGCTTACGAATCCACCGTAACTGCAATCAGAAAGAAGGACGCGAATACTATGGAGATTGATGTCAGGGCTAAAAACGGCTCGGCGGCGTCATTGACATACTCTGGAGTCTTTAGCTCCGTGCCTCTCGGCTGTTTGAGGCGAATAGACACCTCCAAGGCGGCGCTCAACTACGCCACCAAGCAAGCAGCTCGCTCGCTTTCATATGGAGCAGCTTGCAAGGTTGGGATCAAGTTTAGCCGTCCATGGTGGATTCATGACTTAGGAAATCATACTGTCAAAGGTGGTCTCGGCCATTCAGATCTAACCATCCGCACCTGCGTTTATCCATCATACAATATTAACGACCCTGCCGACAAGCCTGCAGTCCTACTCTGCTCTTATACGTGGCAACAAGACGCAGAACGCATCGCCTCTCTATTCTCCTCCAATCCTAACCACTCACAGAAAATCCAAGAGGAATCAGAGCTCAAGGAAGTCCTCCTCCGTGATCTCGCTCGCCTTCACAAAACCGAGCAAAAGAGTGAGGAAGACATTTACCAGCTCATTAGCGGTCTATATCTGGACCACCACTCCTTCGATTGGTACAAGGAACCAAATGCCACCGGTGCTTTTGGCTTCTTCCGCCCCCAACAGTTCAGCAGCATGTGGAACAAATTGATCCAACCTTCCGGTGACTTCGTGATCATTGGCGAAGCAGCCAGTCCCCATCACGCGTGGGTCGTTGGCGCGCTTGAAAGCGCCGTCCATGGGGTGCACGCCTGGCTGGGACAACACACGGGTTTGCCAGGATACAAGGAGGCTTTGGAGTGTCTAGAGAAATATGATCCAGCTATTCCATTCACTGGCTTGCCGCCATACATGGATGAGAATACTTCAAAGTGGCATTCGATTCTTGGTGTGATTCAGAGATACGATGGCGATGACTATGTCAATGAGGTTATGGAATTACTTTCCAATTTTGACTTCAGCGCGGCCTCGAGTCGTTAA